A single Ciona intestinalis chromosome 12, KH, whole genome shotgun sequence DNA region contains:
- the LOC113474760 gene encoding peroxisomal targeting signal 2 receptor-like, which produces MRNPKTCLCLMRGHDYAVRRVRCSPFSRGIIASCSYDFTVRTWDYMRPQGFTPRIEVVTHHTEFVYGLDFSTFVPSLLADCSWDETVKLYKPQSLISTDSL; this is translated from the exons ATGAGAAACCCTAAGACTTGCCTATGTTTAATGAGAGGCCATGATTATGCTGTACGTCGCGTGAGATGTTCACCTTTTTCACGAGGTATCATTGCATCATGTTCATATGATTTTACTGTGAG AACCTGGGATTACATGCGACCTCAAGGTTTCACCCCCCGCATTGAAGTTGTAACGCACCACACTGAGTTTGTATACGGGCTCGATTTCAGTACCTTTGTTCCTTCACTGCTTGCTGACTGCTCATGGGATGAAACGGTCAAGTTATATAAACCCCAGTCTCTTATATCAACAGATTCCCTGTGA
- the LOC100179506 gene encoding protein unc-93 homolog A-like has protein sequence MSLTQKPEKNQYSEYETVASDEQTTKTRTSSTSTDSVSLSDLDEIMTSPDRIAAEKRKIMKNLLLICFAFLCNFTAFGGASNLQSSLNPDGGLGTGSLSIIYGSLIISAMFAPTFVIKHLGCKWTICFAIVGYMTYSLANFYPHWGTLVPSSIIVGLSGAPLWSAKCAYLTTSAKRYARLTNESTDSVVNRFFGIFFLFFQFNNIIGNLISSFILSSEDGASLAFPTCYNASFIENYCGHNDCQNDIDAAKNMYNSSECPVLGVSSSDVSTDTLYLLMGIYAAVALFGALVVGFLVDPIKIREKEDRGVFDLLIATFKHMQDRRQFLLIPITMYSGFEQAFITGDYTRSFITCPLAVNWVGFVLICYGACDSLCSFCVGYIEKYTGRPSLFGMAAVIHLALIITFLIWIPYPTSQALFFVLPAFWGVGDAVWQTQLNAFYGVLFVGNQEASFANYRLWESLGFVIAFAYQTFICVEYKLYVLLSVLVVGMSLYSYVEFTERRNRSRTSKDVEKHTEENEAYLQSQSSFAGKNSLVTQM, from the exons ATGAGCCTTACTCAGAAACCCGAGAAAAATCAGTACAGTGAATATGAAACTGTAGCCAGCGatgaacaaacaacaaaaactcgAACTTCGTCAACGTCAACTGACAGCGTTTCGCTTTCAGATTTGGACGAAATCATGACAAGCCCTGATCGAATTGC CGCCGAGAAAAGGAAAATCATGAAGAATCTTCTCCTAATCTGTTTTGCTTTCCTCTGCAACTTCACTGCGTTTGGAGGAGCTTCTAATCTTCAATCCTCACTTAACCCGGATGGTGGGTTAGGGACAGGATCCCTGTCAATCATCTACGGTTCACTCATCATATCCGCCATGTTTGCTCCAACTTTCG TGATCAAACACCTTGGGTGCAAATGGACAATATGTTTCGCCATCGTCGGTTACATGACTTATTCACTCGCTAACTTCTACCCACACTGGGGAACACTGGTGCCAAGCTCGATCATCGTGGGTCTCAGTGGCGCCCCCCTCTGGTCGGCTAAGTGCGCTTATTTAACCACTTCAGCAAAAag ATACGCCAGATTAACGAATGAATCCACGGACAGTGTGGTCAATCGATTCTTTGGTATTTTCTTTCTGTTCTTTCAGTTCAACAACATTATTGGCAACCTTATATCGTCGTTTATTTTGTCAAGCGAGGACGGCGCTTCGTTGG CTTTCCCTACCTGCTACAACGCGTCGTTTATCGAAAACTATTGCGGCCACAACGATTGCCAGAATGACATAGATGCAGCAAAGAACATGTACAACAGTTCTGAATGCCCTGTACTCGGTGTAAGCTCAAGTGATGTATCCACTGATACATTGTACTTGCTGATGGGAATATATGCCGCTGTTGCGCTGTTTGGTGCGCTGGTGGTCGGATTCTTGGTGGACCCAATTAAAATAAG AGAAAAGGAGGACCGCGGTGTATTTGATTTGTTGATAGCCACGTTCAAGCACATGCAAGACAGAAGACAATTCCTGCTTATTCCAATTACAATGTATAGTGGCTTCGAACAAGCGTTTATTACTGGTGATTATACAAGG tcCTTTATAACTTGCCCTCTTGCTGTTAACTGGGTTGGCTTCGTATTAATATGTTATGGGGCGTGCGACTCTCTTTGTTCGTTCTGTGTTGGCTATATTGAGAAATACACAGGGCGTCCATCTTTGTTTGGAATGGCTGCTGTCATACATCTTGCACTCATTATCACATTCCTG ATTTGGATTCCTTACCCCACTAGCCAAGCTCTTTTCTTTGTCCTCCCAGCTTTCTGGGGAGTGGGTGATGCCGTGTGGCAGACACAACTTAATG cATTTTACGGAGTTTTGTTCGTTGGCAACCAAGAGGCGAGCTTTGCGAACTATCGTTTGTGGGAATCTCTTGGCTTCGTGATCGCTTTTGCTTACCAGACCTTTATATGTGTTGAATACAAATTATATGTTCTGCTTTCGGTGCTAGTGGTTGGAATGTCTCTGTATTCTTATGTTGAG tTCACAGAGCGTAGGAATCGTTCTAGAACTTCGAAAGATGTTGAGAAACACACTGAAGAAAATGAAGCGTATCTACAATCACAGAGTAGTTTCGCCGGAAAAAATTCACTTGTTACTCAAATGTAG
- the LOC100184202 gene encoding uncharacterized protein LOC100184202 isoform X1 codes for MVPGDEIISMSKSKHYEYEEKTKVKCSWICVFQFVCCLLAAVFVMLDYCTNINHHFQDATTTSVSFYLSMLVFVLLVSVLYLLMLCPCQQYSWFIQIHQMIVLLGMKHFIKVEWSEKHLLVTAAYTVLVGCVCGDLLTGITKKNKDKKINKAAAVVTSLILGILMATDMALTHTTIFNQHSCIIMIVTLIVVSLLCLVLNKIFENIGNFEVVMMILLSIPLTYLLVASCVVCWWVVRVCLVVIGVCVYIPSVVVGVNGDKKKPEPTFV; via the exons ATGGTACCGGGGGATGAAATAATTTCGATGTCCAAGAGTAAACATTATGAAtatgaagaaaaaacaaaagtgaaatGTTCTTGGATCTGTGTGTTTCAATTTGTTTGCTGTCTTCTTGCTGCTGTGTTTGTTATGTTGGATTATTGTACGAACATCAACCACCA TTTTCAGGATGCTACCACTACAAGTGTTTCGTTTTATCTTTCAATGCTTGTGTTTGTGTTATTGGTCAGTGTATTATATCTGCTAATGCTTTGTCCATGTCAGCAATACAGTTGGTTCATACAG ATTCATCAAATGATTGTTTTACTTGGAATGAAACATTTCATCAAAGTGGAGTGGAGTGAAAAACATCTTCTGGTTACG GCGGCTTATACTGTGTTGGTGGGTTGTGTATGTGGAGACTTGTTAACTGGAAtcacaaagaaaaataaagacaaGAAAATTAACAAGGCTGCAGCTGTTGTGACTTCACTTATACTTGGAATATTAATG GCAACGGATATGGCACTAACACATACCACGATATTCAACCAACACAGCTGCATTATTATGATAGTTACTCTAATTGTTGTCTCACTGCTCTGTCTTGTACTTAACA aaatattcgAGAACATTGGTAACTTCGAGGTAGTGATGATGATATTGCTGTCGATACCCCTCACCTACTTGCTTGTTGCAAGTTGTGTTGTGTGTTGGTGGGTGGTACGTGTATGTCTCGTGGTGATTGGGGTGTGTGTATATATCCCATCGGTCGTTGTGGGTGTTAATGGAGATAAGAAGAAACCCGAACCTACTTTTGTGTGA
- the LOC100184202 gene encoding uncharacterized protein LOC100184202 isoform X2, translated as MVPGDEIISMSKSKHYEYEEKTKVKCSWICVFQFVCCLLAAVFVMLDYCTNINHHFQDATTTSVSFYLSMLVFVLLVSVLYLLMLCPCQQYSWFIQIHQMIVLLGMKHFIKVEWSEKHLLVTAAYTVLVGCVCGDLLTGITKKNKDKKINKAAAVVTSLILGILMKYSRTLVTSR; from the exons ATGGTACCGGGGGATGAAATAATTTCGATGTCCAAGAGTAAACATTATGAAtatgaagaaaaaacaaaagtgaaatGTTCTTGGATCTGTGTGTTTCAATTTGTTTGCTGTCTTCTTGCTGCTGTGTTTGTTATGTTGGATTATTGTACGAACATCAACCACCA TTTTCAGGATGCTACCACTACAAGTGTTTCGTTTTATCTTTCAATGCTTGTGTTTGTGTTATTGGTCAGTGTATTATATCTGCTAATGCTTTGTCCATGTCAGCAATACAGTTGGTTCATACAG ATTCATCAAATGATTGTTTTACTTGGAATGAAACATTTCATCAAAGTGGAGTGGAGTGAAAAACATCTTCTGGTTACG GCGGCTTATACTGTGTTGGTGGGTTGTGTATGTGGAGACTTGTTAACTGGAAtcacaaagaaaaataaagacaaGAAAATTAACAAGGCTGCAGCTGTTGTGACTTCACTTATACTTGGAATATTAATG aaatattcgAGAACATTGGTAACTTCGAGGTAG
- the LOC104266283 gene encoding uncharacterized protein LOC104266283: protein MEKCEYEAKLMQDGVVVEKVKEEAKDKAESNVSCYLQGGLGVLAWILMLYQVFGLPVYKCDIGRCWMNHSCEVMLFIITIAHCCAMQKQLYWVIVDILRVLQIGCLVYLKNVILSSKYDYTKPMPLFFSFAITTGIIFGACSASRPGPNKRVNIISGLFLSSMIITCMAVDLCLMTESKWKSSDYAALLILPTFVFILDLVILTYWKKLTFSGPLIITFGSIPIFYLTLPFIHTNIALQVSIVGCAALSYLVVCLTMKPNSANTKPKIVSV from the exons ATGGAGAAATGTGAATATGAGGCCAAACTTATGCAGGATGGGGTGGTGGTTGAGAAAGTTAAGGAAGAAGCAAAGGACAAAGCAGAGTCTAATGTTTCATGTTATCTGCAAGGTGGATTGGGCGTACTAGCGTGGATATTAATGTTGTATCAAGTGTTTGGGTTACCTGTGTACAA GTGTGATATTGGTAGATGTTGGATGAATCATTCATGTGAGGTTATGTTATTTATCATCACAATTGCTCATTGTTGCGCAATGCAGAAACAATTATACTGGGTGATTGTTGATATACTAAGG GTTCTACAAATAGGATGCCTTGTTTACCTGAAGAATGTGATTCTATCAAGCAAATATGACTACACAAAACCAATGCCACTGTTT TTCAGCTTTGCTATCACAACGGGTATAATATTTGGCGCATGTTCAGCATCTAGACCAGGACCAAACAAGAGAGTCAACATCATATCTGGGTTGTTTCTATCATCTATGATCATTACTTGCATG GCAGTAGACTTATGTTTGATGACGGAAAGTAAATGGAAAAGTTCAGACTACGCCGCGTTGCTTATTCTGCCAACGTTTGTCTTTATATTGGACTTGGTGATACTAACTT ACTGGAAAAAGCTGACATTCTCGGGCCCACTTATCATCACATTTGGGAGCATTCCAATTTTCTACCTAACCCTACCGTTCATCCATACAAACATTGCATTACAAGTGTCTATAGTTGGCTGTGCAGCTCTTAGTTATCTTGTAGTGTGTTTGACCATGAAACCAAACAGCGCGAacacaaaaccaaaaattgTTTCAGTGTAA
- the LOC100181818 gene encoding transforming protein p54/c-ets-1 has protein sequence MARTRFPPKKRLPRDQQDRYHDNWKRFGWRKKLLLMTYKDKEIYKKVLERQLFLPKDPMRWTEIHVMTWVRDISVLFQFNVDLNLFVMNGKGICLMSLEGFRYRSPVGGALLYNDLQHKLLANIMTS, from the exons ATG GCACGAACCCGATTCCCCCCAAAAAAGCGGCTCCCACGTGACCAGCAAGATCGTTACCATGACAACTGGAAGAGATTTGGTTGGAGGAAGAAACTGTTGTTGATGACGTATAAGGACAAGGAGATTTACAAGAAAGTTTTGGAAAGACAACTCTTTCTTCctaaag ATCCTATGCGATGGACCGAAATCCACGTAATGACGTGGGTTCGAGATATTTCAGTTCTCTTTCAATTCAACGTCGACCTCAACTTGTTTGTTATGAACGGGAAGGGAATATGCTTAATGTCACTCGAAGGATTCAG ATACCGTTCGCCGGTTGGTGGCGCTCTACTCTACAACGATCTGCAACACAAACTCCTTGCgaatattatgacgtcatag